The Terriglobia bacterium genome includes a region encoding these proteins:
- a CDS encoding phosphatase PAP2 family protein, with the protein MSAPAAQASQRDASAATGLHPISATTPPPVKVEPPHAEPPPSASSSASAALVPTQGCTDLSGRHAVPCPAKTYAVVATEATRGPDAGPGATPSGAASSAAVEPKPDSPPAGPSGHSPERALVRNLVQDQKDIWTSPLRLRLNDVQWLVPLLAAGTVAALSDTDIQRHLPTSATLQSRSKSYSTYGAVAFAGATGAAWLWGRSTHNDHLRETGILSGEAALDSFALTYAIKSVTQRDRPYQGSGHGTFFSNGDSFPSEHAAAAWSMATVIAHEYPGPFTQLLAYGGAAAVSALRVTARQHFTSDALVGSALGYFVGRHVYNAHHDREDLARYGTFERLPTAETPRSPENMGSAFVPLDSWVYDAFDRLAALGYIHTAFTGLRPWTRLECLRLVDEAAPALQESTGDNDAVLRLFRSLQAEFALDAESVAGGRNLSAELESLYTRFTGISGKPLNDGYHFGQTLINDYGRPYQQGFNMVSGFSARAEAGPLAFYVRGEYQHAPAGPAYPLNVRTLISTVDWNPVLPATPVAGHDDFRLLDTYVALNIKNNEFSFGRQSVWWGPGQGGALMFSDNAEPFYMLRWNHVSPSALPSFLHLLGPMRTDMFVGKLEGHHFPADPFISAQKVSFKPTENLELGFSKLSIFAGGGRTLTWYNFYKSSFSINDTTSLTLQQYLANKYDVGDHRGGFDFSYRLPGLRNWLTLYSDSLVDDDPSPLAAPRRAAINPGIYLSHVPGLPRLDFRAEAVNTDPPTGRSLGGNFIYWENVYHDSHTNAGNLMGDWIGREGKGLQLWSTYWLSGVSTVRVGYRNAHIAHDFIPGGGSLNDFSARTDLRLRRDLFLTGWMQYERWNLPLLAVTPQTNFSASFQLTFRPGWRLEKKH; encoded by the coding sequence ATGTCGGCACCGGCTGCCCAGGCGAGTCAGCGTGACGCATCTGCCGCAACTGGGCTGCATCCGATTTCGGCTACCACACCCCCGCCGGTAAAGGTAGAACCGCCTCATGCGGAGCCGCCGCCGTCCGCGAGCAGTTCCGCGTCTGCCGCGCTCGTACCGACGCAGGGCTGCACGGATCTGTCCGGCAGGCATGCGGTGCCCTGTCCAGCCAAGACTTATGCCGTGGTTGCGACGGAGGCGACTCGCGGTCCGGATGCGGGTCCCGGTGCGACTCCTTCCGGTGCAGCTTCCTCGGCTGCCGTTGAACCGAAACCGGATTCGCCACCGGCCGGCCCCAGTGGTCATTCGCCCGAGCGGGCGTTGGTCCGCAACCTCGTCCAGGACCAGAAGGACATCTGGACCAGTCCCCTGCGCTTGCGTCTCAACGACGTCCAGTGGCTCGTTCCTCTCCTGGCAGCGGGAACCGTAGCCGCTCTCAGCGATACTGATATCCAGCGCCATCTGCCCACCAGCGCCACGCTGCAGTCGCGCAGCAAAAGTTATTCCACTTACGGTGCGGTTGCGTTCGCGGGCGCCACCGGCGCCGCCTGGCTCTGGGGACGCTCCACTCACAACGACCATTTGCGGGAGACCGGCATTCTGAGCGGCGAAGCCGCCCTGGATAGCTTCGCGCTGACCTATGCGATCAAGAGCGTCACCCAGCGCGACCGGCCGTATCAGGGCAGCGGGCACGGTACTTTCTTTTCCAACGGCGACTCCTTCCCCTCCGAACACGCCGCCGCTGCCTGGTCGATGGCCACGGTAATCGCGCACGAATATCCCGGGCCCTTCACCCAGCTGTTGGCTTACGGCGGCGCTGCCGCGGTGAGCGCCCTGCGGGTCACCGCCCGCCAGCACTTCACTTCCGATGCCCTGGTCGGAAGCGCGCTCGGATATTTCGTCGGCCGTCACGTCTACAATGCACACCACGACCGTGAGGACCTGGCCAGGTATGGCACGTTTGAACGTTTGCCCACGGCCGAAACGCCGCGCTCGCCCGAGAATATGGGTTCCGCGTTCGTGCCGCTCGATAGCTGGGTCTACGATGCCTTCGATCGCCTGGCTGCGCTCGGTTACATCCACACTGCGTTTACTGGCCTGCGGCCGTGGACCAGGCTGGAATGCCTGCGCCTGGTAGACGAGGCCGCACCCGCGCTACAGGAGTCAACCGGCGACAACGACGCAGTCCTTCGGCTGTTCCGCAGCTTGCAGGCCGAGTTTGCTCTCGATGCCGAAAGCGTTGCCGGCGGACGCAACCTCAGTGCTGAACTCGAGTCCCTCTACACGCGCTTCACCGGCATTTCCGGCAAGCCGCTCAACGACGGCTACCACTTCGGGCAAACCCTCATCAACGACTACGGCCGGCCCTACCAGCAGGGCTTCAACATGGTGTCGGGATTTTCTGCCCGCGCCGAGGCCGGCCCGCTCGCCTTCTACGTCCGTGGCGAATACCAGCACGCCCCGGCAGGTCCCGCCTATCCGTTGAACGTGCGTACGCTCATCAGCACGGTTGACTGGAATCCTGTGCTGCCCGCCACTCCGGTAGCGGGCCACGATGACTTCCGTTTGCTCGACACTTATGTCGCCTTAAACATCAAGAACAATGAATTCTCCTTCGGCCGGCAGAGCGTGTGGTGGGGTCCCGGCCAGGGCGGTGCGTTGATGTTCTCGGACAACGCTGAGCCCTTCTACATGCTCCGCTGGAACCACGTGAGCCCTTCAGCGCTGCCCTCGTTCCTGCACCTGCTCGGCCCCATGCGGACAGATATGTTCGTGGGAAAACTTGAGGGCCATCACTTCCCGGCAGATCCATTTATTTCAGCCCAGAAGGTCAGCTTCAAGCCGACCGAGAATCTTGAGTTGGGCTTTTCGAAGCTGTCCATTTTCGCCGGCGGAGGCCGCACGCTGACTTGGTACAATTTCTACAAGTCAAGCTTCAGCATAAACGACACTACTTCACTAACGCTTCAGCAGTATCTCGCAAACAAGTACGACGTCGGGGATCACCGCGGTGGCTTCGATTTCTCGTACCGCCTTCCCGGGTTGCGCAATTGGCTGACCCTCTACAGTGACTCCCTCGTGGACGATGATCCTTCCCCCTTGGCAGCGCCGCGCCGGGCTGCGATCAACCCCGGCATCTACCTGTCGCACGTGCCGGGCCTCCCAAGACTCGATTTCCGCGCCGAGGCAGTCAACACCGATCCGCCCACCGGCCGCAGTTTGGGCGGAAATTTCATTTACTGGGAAAACGTTTATCACGACTCCCATACCAACGCCGGCAATCTCATGGGAGACTGGATCGGGAGGGAAGGCAAGGGTCTGCAGCTCTGGTCCACGTATTGGCTCTCCGGCGTCAGCACGGTCCGTGTTGGCTACCGCAATGCTCACATCGCTCACGACTTTATTCCCGGAGGCGGCAGTCTGAACGATTTCTCCGCCAGAACCGACCTTCGCCTCCGCCGCGATCTGTTCTTGACAGGCTGGATGCAATACGAACGCTGGAACCTGCCGCTGCTCGCCGTCACCCCACAGACGAACTTTTCGGCATCCTTTCAGTTGACGTTCCGTCCCGGCTGGCGGCTGGAAAAGAAACACTGA
- the gmd gene encoding GDP-mannose 4,6-dehydratase: MKQRALITGITGQDGSYLAEFLLAKNYQVFGLVRRSSTINFERIAHLQDRVTLLPGDLLDPSSLVSAMQQAEPDEVYNLAAQSFVPTSWNQPVLTGEFTALGVTRMLEAIRIVNPKIRFYQGSSSEMFGMVQESPQNETTRFYPRSPYGVAKLYGHWMTINCRESYGMFCSSGILFNHESPRRGIEFVTRRVSYGVARIKLGLEDKLKIGNLDAERDWGFAGDYVRAMWLMLQHNHPDDFVIATGVTHSVRQLVELAFTHAGLDYRDHIEVDPALLRPAEVHHLRGDCAKARRELGWIPVVSFEQLVAMMVDSDLELVSATAGKVATTAAAR; the protein is encoded by the coding sequence TTGAAACAAAGAGCCTTGATCACCGGCATTACCGGCCAGGATGGCTCCTACCTGGCGGAATTTCTGCTCGCAAAGAACTACCAGGTATTCGGTCTGGTGCGGCGAAGCAGTACCATCAATTTCGAACGAATCGCGCACCTGCAGGATCGCGTGACTCTCCTCCCCGGCGATCTCCTGGATCCCAGCTCGCTGGTCAGTGCCATGCAGCAGGCGGAGCCTGACGAGGTGTACAACCTTGCCGCGCAGTCTTTTGTGCCGACTTCCTGGAATCAGCCGGTGTTGACCGGCGAATTTACCGCGCTCGGTGTCACCCGCATGTTGGAAGCGATTCGCATCGTGAATCCGAAGATTCGCTTTTACCAGGGTTCTTCCAGCGAAATGTTCGGCATGGTCCAGGAATCGCCGCAGAACGAAACGACCCGTTTTTACCCGCGCAGTCCTTACGGTGTCGCCAAGTTATACGGCCACTGGATGACCATCAACTGCCGCGAAAGTTATGGCATGTTTTGCTCGTCGGGCATCTTGTTCAATCACGAGTCGCCTCGCCGCGGCATCGAATTTGTGACCCGCAGGGTCAGCTACGGGGTGGCCCGAATCAAGCTTGGGCTCGAGGACAAATTGAAGATCGGCAACCTGGACGCGGAACGCGACTGGGGATTTGCCGGCGATTATGTGCGTGCGATGTGGTTGATGCTGCAGCACAACCACCCCGATGACTTTGTTATTGCCACCGGGGTTACCCATTCCGTGCGCCAGTTGGTGGAACTGGCTTTCACCCACGCCGGTCTCGATTATCGGGACCATATCGAAGTCGATCCTGCGCTCCTCCGCCCGGCGGAGGTACATCATTTGCGAGGAGATTGTGCGAAAGCCCGCCGCGAACTCGGTTGGATTCCAGTGGTCAGTTTCGAGCAACTGGTCGCAATGATGGTTGACAGCGATCTGGAGCTGGTCAGCGCGACCGCCGGCAAGGTGGCCACGACTGCGGCGGCGCGGTGA
- a CDS encoding GDP-mannose 4,6-dehydratase has translation MRALITGGTGFAGGYLSEFLLAQGWSVTAVSNIRDSAGPPGVNVVTADVSNAEAIARVIHEVQPDHVYHLAAISSVPDSWRDPQLTLTVNVWGTYNVFRACEHLAQPVRILYVSTAHVYSTGCPTPIREDWPVRPATPYASSKAMGEIAALQFVAHGSHIVIARPFNHSGPRQTPDFVLPALTRQVAEIQAGLRPPVVEAGDLNVRRDLLDVRDAVRAYYCLLADGVPGEAYNVCSGFPCLLTDVVDALKNMAGVNFDLALKQGLGHSGQPSTVVGDFAKIQKQTRWCPTIPLERTLRDLLEYWRTQPRRSVGSSAVSCS, from the coding sequence ATGCGAGCTCTAATCACCGGGGGAACCGGGTTTGCCGGCGGGTACCTGAGCGAGTTTCTCCTGGCTCAGGGATGGAGTGTCACGGCAGTTTCCAACATTCGAGATTCCGCCGGTCCTCCCGGCGTGAATGTCGTCACGGCTGACGTTTCCAATGCCGAGGCAATCGCGCGTGTTATCCATGAGGTGCAGCCCGATCACGTTTATCACTTGGCGGCCATCTCTTCGGTCCCGGATTCGTGGCGCGACCCGCAACTCACCTTGACGGTGAACGTCTGGGGCACGTACAACGTGTTTCGGGCATGCGAGCATCTGGCTCAGCCGGTTCGCATTCTTTACGTAAGCACCGCCCACGTTTACAGCACCGGCTGCCCGACTCCCATCCGCGAGGACTGGCCGGTCCGCCCCGCCACGCCCTATGCCTCCAGCAAAGCGATGGGAGAAATCGCTGCGCTTCAGTTTGTCGCACACGGAAGCCACATTGTGATTGCCCGGCCGTTCAATCACTCCGGTCCAAGGCAGACCCCTGACTTTGTGCTGCCGGCGTTGACCAGGCAGGTCGCCGAAATTCAGGCGGGTCTGCGCCCGCCGGTGGTCGAAGCCGGCGACCTCAATGTACGCCGTGATTTGCTGGACGTCCGCGACGCCGTGCGCGCGTATTATTGTCTGCTGGCCGACGGTGTGCCCGGTGAGGCCTATAACGTCTGTTCCGGCTTCCCCTGCCTTCTTACTGACGTGGTGGATGCTCTGAAGAACATGGCCGGCGTTAATTTCGACCTTGCGTTGAAGCAGGGTCTCGGCCACTCAGGCCAGCCATCGACGGTCGTGGGTGATTTTGCAAAAATACAGAAACAGACCCGCTGGTGCCCCACGATTCCGTTGGAACGAACGCTGCGGGATCTGCTTGAATACTGGCGAACACAACCTCGCCGTTCCGTCGGCAGTTCGGCCGTCTCTTGTTCGTGA
- a CDS encoding lipopolysaccharide biosynthesis protein, with amino-acid sequence MDYDSATDQHETLEDRIPDSVILPAPAPRGRLAFTRLLWERRALLWRLTWRTAVAATIVAFLLPKTWTSVVRLMPPDQAPGGLSALASLSSFTSRVGDSVPGLASPGGLASDLLGGKNNGALFVGVLRSRTVQDRLINRFDLRRVYFVKTYESARKILSERSDIVEDRRSGIITVSVRDRDPNRARDLASAYINELDRLMAEVSTSSARRERIFLEQRLVAVKADLDLASKQLSEFSSKNATLDVSVQGKAMLEAAATLQGQLIAAESELRGLEAIYTENNVRVRSLRARIKELQSQLDKLGGSSTRPDMTGGNEPPYPSIRQLPVLGLTYADLYRRTRIQEVVYETLIRQYELAKVQEAKEIPTVKVLDAPLVPEKKTSPQRLQIIFAASALAFLFGVAWLGGRMKWEALDPADPRKLLAEEMFGTVQASLSGRRQQLLESSSVGKWWRQRRLTSGHPSEEP; translated from the coding sequence ATGGATTACGACAGCGCGACCGATCAGCACGAAACGCTGGAAGACCGGATTCCTGATTCGGTCATTCTGCCCGCCCCGGCGCCGCGTGGCCGGCTTGCCTTTACCAGGCTGCTTTGGGAGCGGCGGGCTCTTCTATGGCGCCTTACGTGGCGTACGGCTGTCGCCGCCACGATTGTGGCCTTTCTCCTGCCAAAAACATGGACATCCGTTGTCCGTCTCATGCCTCCTGACCAGGCGCCCGGTGGCTTGTCGGCCTTGGCCTCGCTCTCCTCGTTCACGTCGCGAGTCGGGGATTCTGTGCCAGGTCTTGCTTCTCCCGGCGGGCTGGCGAGCGATCTGTTGGGGGGCAAGAATAATGGCGCATTGTTTGTCGGTGTGCTTCGCAGTCGCACCGTGCAGGATCGGCTGATCAATCGTTTTGACCTTCGCCGCGTCTACTTCGTCAAAACCTACGAAAGCGCTCGCAAGATCCTCTCCGAACGTAGCGATATTGTGGAGGACCGGCGGAGCGGCATTATCACGGTTTCGGTGCGTGATCGGGACCCAAATCGGGCGCGCGATCTCGCCAGCGCCTACATCAATGAGCTGGACCGCCTGATGGCCGAGGTCAGCACTTCCTCGGCGCGCCGCGAACGCATATTCCTGGAGCAGCGCCTGGTTGCCGTCAAGGCCGATCTCGACCTCGCTTCCAAGCAGTTGAGCGAATTCTCCAGCAAGAATGCCACGTTGGACGTTTCGGTTCAGGGCAAGGCCATGCTGGAAGCCGCCGCCACATTGCAGGGGCAGTTGATCGCGGCTGAGTCCGAGCTCCGCGGCTTGGAAGCAATTTATACCGAGAACAATGTGCGAGTGCGTTCCTTGCGTGCCCGCATTAAGGAACTCCAGAGTCAATTGGATAAGCTCGGCGGCAGCAGTACCAGGCCTGACATGACGGGCGGCAACGAGCCACCCTATCCCTCGATCCGTCAGCTGCCGGTGCTCGGTCTTACCTACGCCGACCTTTATCGCAGGACTAGGATTCAAGAGGTGGTCTACGAGACACTGATCCGGCAATACGAGCTTGCCAAGGTACAGGAGGCGAAGGAAATTCCGACCGTCAAGGTCCTGGATGCGCCTCTAGTTCCGGAGAAGAAGACTTCGCCCCAGCGGCTGCAGATCATCTTTGCGGCCTCCGCACTCGCTTTTCTGTTCGGCGTCGCCTGGCTGGGCGGCCGGATGAAGTGGGAGGCCCTCGATCCTGCGGATCCTCGCAAGCTTTTGGCCGAGGAAATGTTCGGAACCGTGCAAGCGAGTCTCTCCGGCCGGCGACAGCAACTCCTGGAATCGAGTTCTGTCGGGAAATGGTGGAGGCAGCGTCGCCTGACCTCCGGCCACCCTTCCGAGGAGCCCTGA